A single Fusobacterium hominis DNA region contains:
- a CDS encoding transferase, whose protein sequence is MSRKKVIIIGTGGHAKVVIDTIQNSMLNDLEIIGVLDDGDIDEIYGVKKIGGFKDIIKYKDCYFHIALGNENLRIYFSNLIGEQKLVTVIHKTAFVSDKSNISNGVYIGAMCVVNPNVKIGLCSIINTGSIIEHDSEICDFAHLSYRTLVGSNCKVKNKKYLEMGTILLRNEVV, encoded by the coding sequence ATGAGTAGGAAAAAAGTAATAATAATAGGCACAGGTGGGCATGCTAAGGTTGTTATTGATACTATACAAAACAGTATGTTAAATGACTTAGAAATAATTGGTGTCTTAGATGATGGAGATATCGACGAAATATATGGAGTAAAGAAAATAGGCGGATTTAAAGATATAATAAAATATAAGGACTGCTACTTTCATATAGCTTTAGGAAATGAAAATTTAAGAATTTACTTTAGTAATTTAATTGGAGAACAAAAGTTGGTAACAGTTATACATAAAACTGCTTTTGTGAGTGATAAAAGTAATATATCTAACGGGGTATATATAGGAGCAATGTGTGTTGTCAATCCAAATGTAAAAATAGGGCTATGTTCTATTATTAACACAGGAAGTATAATTGAGCATGATAGTGAGATATGTGATTTTGCACATTTGTCTTATAGAACTTTGGTAGGAAGCAATTGCAAGGTAAAAAATAAAAAATATTTAGAGATGGGGACAATATTACTTAGAAATGAAGTTGTTTAG
- the wecB gene encoding non-hydrolyzing UDP-N-acetylglucosamine 2-epimerase yields the protein MNKLKLMTIVGTRPEIIRLSEVIKKCDKYFDQILVHTGQNYDYNLNQVFFDNLKLRQPDYYLNAVGNDLGETMGNIIAKSYQLMEEIKPEAVLVLGDTNSCLSVIAAKRLHIPIFHMEAGNRCFDECLPEETNRRIVDIISDVNMCYSEHARRYLNASGVAKERTYVTGSPMAEVLRANLEEIDKSDILNKLGLAKKGYILLSAHREENIDTEANFISLFTSINNIAKKYDMPILYSCHPRSKKYLEKRNFKLDERIRLHEPLGFHDYNNLQMNAFAVISDSGTLPEESSFFTSINRAFPAICIRTSTERPEALDKGCFVLAGISNNEVEQAVELAVAMNENGDYGIPVPNYTEDVSTKVVKIIQSYTGIVNKMVWRKI from the coding sequence ATGAATAAGTTAAAATTAATGACGATAGTAGGAACTAGACCAGAAATAATAAGACTATCTGAGGTAATAAAAAAATGTGATAAGTATTTTGACCAAATTTTAGTGCATACAGGTCAAAATTATGACTATAATTTAAATCAAGTGTTTTTTGATAACTTAAAATTAAGACAGCCAGATTATTACTTAAATGCAGTAGGTAATGATTTAGGAGAAACAATGGGAAATATTATTGCGAAAAGTTATCAATTGATGGAAGAAATAAAACCAGAAGCAGTATTAGTATTAGGAGATACAAATTCATGTTTATCAGTAATTGCAGCTAAAAGACTTCATATACCAATATTCCATATGGAAGCTGGAAATAGATGTTTTGATGAATGCTTACCAGAAGAAACAAATAGAAGAATAGTAGATATAATTTCTGATGTTAATATGTGTTATTCAGAACATGCAAGGAGATATTTAAACGCTTCAGGAGTAGCTAAGGAGAGAACATATGTAACAGGATCACCAATGGCTGAAGTACTAAGAGCAAACTTAGAAGAAATAGATAAATCTGACATACTAAATAAGTTAGGATTAGCTAAAAAAGGTTACATTCTTTTGAGTGCACATAGAGAAGAAAATATAGATACAGAAGCTAATTTTATATCTTTATTCACTTCAATTAATAATATAGCTAAAAAATATGATATGCCAATTTTGTATTCTTGTCATCCAAGATCTAAAAAGTATTTAGAAAAAAGGAATTTCAAATTAGATGAAAGAATAAGATTACATGAACCATTAGGTTTTCATGATTACAACAACCTACAAATGAATGCTTTTGCAGTTATTTCAGATAGTGGAACATTACCAGAAGAATCATCATTTTTTACATCAATTAACAGAGCATTTCCTGCTATTTGCATAAGAACAAGTACAGAAAGACCAGAAGCGTTAGATAAAGGATGTTTTGTACTAGCAGGAATATCAAATAATGAGGTTGAACAGGCAGTAGAACTTGCAGTAGCAATGAATGAAAATGGTGATTATGGAATACCAGTTCCTAATTATACAGAAGATGTTTCAACAAAAGTAGTAAAGATAATACAATCTTATACAGGAATAGTTAATAAGATGGTTTGGAGAAAAATATGA
- a CDS encoding glycosyltransferase family 4 protein: MNILFLIPRYIESKEDSTLEKELVLEFSKQGHDVYVATLFEGAENYKIGNSENINLIKINVGKYYSKGTNKYEKGITMLKIPYIFPKVLKKNITSKIECVILSTPMMNNPRLIKKLREIYGNIKIILIIWDIFPQNAIDLKMIHNKLLIKYFDNKYRKSLELVDMITVMSIGNFKYISNRYGNINKKKIIIVKNWAKLKPKFVIDKKNIREKYGYTVKDFIAVFGGNMGKPQKLENILELAHRLQEYKNIKFLFIGNGTEKERLEIITKNKLLTNVQFFNQIPRSDYEILISSCDLGIVSLDERFTVPNFPSKTTDYFKLGLPIFASLDQCSAEDYGKFLTIEAKAGVYGQAGNINDLKQKFLLLYNDQNLRQKLGKNGRLYYENNLSVEKAYDTIMNEFMNLSKGV, encoded by the coding sequence ATGAATATTTTATTTTTAATACCACGATATATAGAGAGTAAAGAAGATTCAACGTTAGAAAAAGAATTAGTTTTAGAATTTTCAAAACAAGGTCATGATGTATACGTTGCAACATTATTTGAAGGAGCTGAAAATTATAAGATTGGAAATAGTGAAAATATAAACTTGATAAAGATTAATGTAGGTAAATATTATAGTAAAGGGACTAATAAATATGAGAAGGGGATTACGATGCTTAAAATTCCATATATTTTTCCAAAAGTATTAAAAAAAAATATTACTTCTAAAATAGAATGTGTTATATTGTCAACTCCAATGATGAACAATCCAAGATTAATAAAAAAATTACGAGAAATATATGGTAATATTAAAATCATTTTGATTATTTGGGATATATTTCCTCAGAATGCAATTGACTTAAAAATGATTCATAATAAATTATTAATTAAATATTTTGATAATAAATATAGAAAAAGTTTAGAGTTAGTTGATATGATTACAGTTATGTCAATAGGAAACTTTAAATACATTTCTAATAGATATGGTAATATAAATAAAAAAAAGATTATAATTGTAAAAAATTGGGCTAAATTAAAACCAAAATTTGTAATAGATAAAAAAAATATTCGGGAAAAATATGGATATACAGTTAAAGATTTTATAGCTGTTTTTGGTGGAAATATGGGGAAACCACAAAAATTAGAAAATATATTAGAATTAGCTCATAGGTTGCAAGAATATAAAAATATAAAATTTTTATTTATAGGAAATGGAACAGAAAAAGAAAGATTAGAAATAATAACCAAAAATAAATTGTTAACAAATGTACAATTTTTTAATCAAATTCCAAGATCAGATTATGAGATCTTAATTTCATCATGTGATTTAGGAATAGTAAGCTTGGATGAGAGGTTTACTGTACCGAATTTTCCATCTAAAACAACAGATTATTTTAAATTAGGATTACCAATATTTGCTAGTTTAGATCAGTGTTCGGCAGAAGACTATGGAAAATTTTTAACTATAGAAGCAAAAGCTGGTGTATATGGACAAGCTGGTAATATAAATGACTTAAAACAAAAGTTTTTATTATTATATAACGATCAAAATTTAAGGCAAAAGTTAGGCAAGAATGGCAGACTTTATTACGAGAATAATTTAAGTGTTGAAAAAGCGTATGATACAATAATGAATGAATTTATGAATCTAAGTAAAGGAGTATAG
- a CDS encoding sugar transferase: protein MVIKRIFDIVMSIVGILLLFPIMIVVSILIKITSRGPILFKQRRLTKDMKEFTIYKFRSMRTDFDKDGKGIQVKGSSNAITPIGKVIRKTKLDELPQLFNILVGDMSFIGPRPELPRRLKYYSEEDKEMFKVRSGISSPASIVFSDEEYLMNQVRDPEKFYIEQIMPYKIKLNRYYVKNRSFWGDIYLIIATFLKILNKVDDKSIVKDYKLLEEKKEIEKRIGVEY from the coding sequence ATGGTGATAAAAAGGATATTTGATATAGTAATGTCTATTGTTGGAATCTTGTTATTATTTCCAATTATGATTGTAGTCAGTATTTTAATAAAGATTACTTCTAGAGGACCTATTTTATTTAAACAAAGAAGATTAACAAAAGATATGAAAGAATTTACAATATATAAATTTAGAAGCATGCGAACAGATTTTGACAAAGATGGTAAAGGAATACAGGTAAAAGGAAGTAGCAATGCAATTACTCCTATAGGGAAAGTTATAAGAAAGACTAAATTAGATGAACTGCCACAACTATTTAATATTTTAGTAGGTGATATGAGTTTTATAGGACCTAGACCAGAACTTCCAAGAAGATTGAAATATTATTCAGAGGAAGATAAGGAAATGTTCAAAGTTAGAAGTGGGATTTCTTCACCAGCAAGTATAGTATTTTCAGATGAAGAGTATTTAATGAATCAAGTTAGAGATCCAGAAAAGTTCTATATAGAACAAATTATGCCGTATAAAATAAAGTTAAATAGATATTATGTTAAAAATAGAAGTTTTTGGGGAGACATTTATTTAATAATAGCTACATTTTTAAAAATACTTAATAAAGTAGATGATAAAAGTATTGTAAAAGATTATAAATTATTAGAGGAAAAAAAAGAAATAGAAAAGAGAATAGGGGTTGAATATTAA
- a CDS encoding glycosyltransferase family 4 protein translates to MKILILGPFPIENKGLNGQSIANKTLLEGLKKNYSVDFINTAKDLKSINKKEQGKFKICKFLMIIIGLIKEILKILLCKYDVIYMTPGQSLLGFMRFTPYMIVAFLKNTPCYIHIHGGYFRKMYNSQSKIIKQILTFFLRRITGVIVLGNSLRYMFKDLVDNDKIFICENGVEDNIIATKIDIEKKVKKFKNTRKRRIIYLSNLMKEKGILDLLKVTEYFTSSELELHLAGGIEDEIKDEVFFFLNKYPDKIKYHGIVQNEFKKKLLLQSDIFVLPTYYSNEGQPISILEAYVTGCSVITTNQGGIQDIFIDGVNGVLCEAHNVNSIHNGINKLFMDEKYIEHNYYYGLNFFSSKKFIKRIENIIINSN, encoded by the coding sequence ATGAAAATATTGATATTAGGACCGTTTCCAATAGAAAATAAAGGTTTAAATGGTCAATCGATAGCAAATAAAACACTATTAGAAGGATTAAAAAAAAATTACAGTGTAGATTTTATAAATACTGCAAAAGATTTAAAGAGTATTAACAAGAAAGAACAAGGCAAATTTAAAATATGTAAATTTCTAATGATAATAATTGGGCTTATAAAAGAAATATTAAAAATATTATTATGTAAATATGATGTTATCTATATGACGCCAGGACAAAGTCTTTTAGGATTTATGAGATTTACGCCTTACATGATTGTAGCATTTTTAAAAAATACACCTTGTTATATACACATTCATGGTGGATATTTTCGAAAAATGTACAATAGTCAATCGAAAATTATCAAACAAATTTTAACATTTTTTTTAAGAAGAATAACGGGAGTAATAGTTTTAGGAAATTCACTAAGATATATGTTTAAAGATTTAGTTGATAATGATAAAATTTTTATATGTGAAAATGGAGTTGAAGATAATATAATAGCAACAAAAATAGACATAGAAAAAAAAGTAAAGAAATTTAAAAATACTAGAAAGAGAAGGATAATTTATCTAAGCAATCTAATGAAAGAAAAAGGAATATTAGATTTATTGAAAGTAACAGAATACTTTACAAGTTCAGAATTAGAATTACATCTTGCTGGAGGTATTGAGGATGAAATTAAAGATGAGGTATTCTTCTTTTTAAATAAATATCCAGATAAAATAAAATATCATGGAATTGTTCAAAATGAATTTAAGAAAAAGTTACTTTTACAAAGCGACATCTTTGTATTACCTACATACTATTCTAATGAAGGACAGCCAATATCAATTTTAGAAGCGTATGTAACAGGATGTAGCGTAATAACAACTAATCAAGGAGGAATACAGGATATATTTATAGATGGAGTAAATGGAGTATTATGTGAAGCACACAATGTAAATAGTATACATAATGGGATTAACAAACTATTTATGGATGAAAAATATATAGAACATAATTATTATTATGGATTAAATTTTTTTTCATCTAAAAAATTTATAAAAAGAATAGAAAATATTATAATTAATTCCAATTAA
- a CDS encoding NAD-dependent epimerase/dehydratase family protein, whose protein sequence is MDKKTLMITGASGFIGSNFIARYKDKYNIIPIDLIKNKPEDIDFKNVDCVLHLAALVHQMKGAPREKYFEVNTELTRRVAKCAKASGVKHFVFYSTVAVYGTHGSIEKKMIFDKNSKVNPITPYAQSKWEAEEILRKLEDNSFRISILRPPMVYGNDCPGNMKRLEKLVKTISVLPFNYDENKRTLVSIEKLLNITDEIIRQEILGVIIPKDNKDVSIKEIAEKIAFKNNKKVKLYKFPSLIFNILVKLKPDIMESLYGDLRFR, encoded by the coding sequence ATGGATAAAAAGACTCTTATGATTACAGGAGCGTCAGGATTTATAGGAAGTAATTTTATTGCTAGATATAAAGATAAATATAATATTATTCCAATTGATCTAATAAAAAATAAACCTGAAGATATTGACTTTAAAAATGTAGATTGTGTATTGCATTTAGCTGCTTTAGTTCATCAAATGAAAGGTGCACCAAGAGAAAAATACTTTGAAGTAAATACAGAACTTACGAGAAGAGTAGCAAAATGTGCTAAAGCCAGTGGAGTAAAACATTTTGTATTTTATAGTACTGTAGCAGTATATGGTACTCATGGCTCTATTGAAAAAAAGATGATATTTGATAAGAATTCTAAAGTTAATCCGATAACTCCGTATGCACAGAGCAAATGGGAAGCAGAAGAAATTTTAAGAAAATTAGAAGATAATAGTTTTAGAATATCCATATTAAGGCCACCAATGGTTTATGGAAATGATTGTCCAGGTAATATGAAAAGATTGGAGAAATTGGTAAAAACAATTTCAGTTCTACCATTTAATTATGATGAAAATAAAAGAACTTTAGTATCTATAGAAAAATTATTGAATATAACAGATGAAATTATAAGGCAAGAGATTTTAGGAGTAATTATTCCAAAGGACAATAAGGATGTTTCTATAAAAGAGATAGCAGAAAAAATAGCATTTAAAAATAATAAAAAAGTAAAATTATACAAATTTCCAAGTTTAATTTTTAATATATTAGTAAAACTAAAACCAGACATAATGGAAAGTCTATATGGAGATTTAAGGTTTAGATAG
- a CDS encoding capsular polysaccharide biosynthesis protein CapF: MKILITGAKGFVGRNLVENLKNIRDGKDKTHNISRDLEILEYDIDNTLEQLDEFCKKADFVFNLAGVNRPKNKEEFIEGNFGFASTLLENLKKYRNNCPVMLSSSIQATLEGRYAGSDYGKSKLAGEELFKEYSKETGAKVLIYRFPNLFGKWCRPNYNSAVATFCNNIANGLPIQVNDRNTELELVYIDDLVEELLRAIENNETKDEYGYCYVPEIHRASLGEIVDLLYSFKESRKNLFIPNLTEGSFEKKLYSTYLSYLDPKDFSYKLKMNVDNRGSFTELVKSLDRGQISINISKPGITKGQHWHNTKTEKFIVVAGTGIIQLRKIGTDEIVEYRVSGEEITVVDMIPGYTHNIINLSETEKLVTVMWCNECFNPERPDTFFEEV, encoded by the coding sequence ATGAAGATTTTAATAACAGGAGCAAAAGGATTTGTTGGAAGAAATTTAGTTGAAAATTTAAAAAATATAAGGGATGGAAAAGATAAAACTCATAATATATCACGTGACTTAGAAATTTTAGAGTATGATATAGATAATACTTTAGAACAGTTAGATGAGTTTTGTAAAAAAGCAGACTTTGTATTTAATTTAGCTGGAGTAAATAGACCTAAAAACAAAGAAGAATTTATAGAAGGAAACTTTGGATTTGCATCTACACTTTTAGAAAACTTAAAAAAATATAGAAATAATTGTCCTGTTATGCTTTCATCTTCAATTCAGGCAACTCTTGAAGGAAGATATGCAGGAAGTGATTATGGAAAAAGTAAACTTGCTGGAGAAGAACTATTTAAAGAGTATTCTAAAGAAACAGGAGCAAAAGTTTTAATATATCGTTTTCCAAATCTTTTTGGGAAATGGTGTAGACCAAACTATAACTCAGCTGTAGCAACATTTTGTAATAATATAGCTAATGGTTTACCTATTCAAGTAAATGATAGAAATACTGAACTTGAATTAGTATATATTGATGATTTAGTAGAAGAACTATTAAGAGCAATAGAAAACAATGAAACTAAAGATGAATATGGATATTGCTATGTTCCAGAAATACATCGTGCAAGTTTAGGAGAAATAGTGGATTTATTATATTCTTTTAAAGAAAGTAGAAAAAATCTATTTATTCCTAATTTAACAGAAGGAAGTTTTGAGAAGAAACTATATTCAACATATCTTTCATATTTAGATCCGAAAGATTTTTCATACAAGTTGAAAATGAATGTAGATAATAGAGGAAGTTTTACAGAATTAGTTAAGAGTTTAGACAGAGGACAAATAAGTATTAATATATCAAAACCTGGGATAACTAAAGGACAACATTGGCATAATACAAAGACTGAAAAATTTATTGTAGTTGCTGGAACAGGAATAATCCAACTACGTAAAATTGGAACAGATGAAATTGTAGAGTATAGGGTAAGTGGAGAAGAAATAACAGTAGTAGATATGATACCTGGATATACACATAATATTATAAATTTAAGTGAAACAGAAAAACTAGTGACTGTTATGTGGTGTAATGAATGTTTTAATCCAGAAAGACCAGATACTTTTTTTGAAGAGGTGTAG
- a CDS encoding EpsG family protein yields MNVLIQKDQILFLKRCRMGFYSVDWVYFIFPIFCIIFLFSKNRLIYIILSIYLVIFIGLSKIGADYNGYLMHFNMHRSRIALKYIHGEIFFKLLMRFFAENNFSYDVFRMIYLSLAMILLCIFLYKLSKNYILTLYIIYNGYIIYLCSAYRQMFSMILFFISLYYLKNRKFKRACILNCIGVGFHISSILALLLVFMSNKIKKININRKKIVYLLFICLGLRFCMSYSLSLFTKIFFLMGRSEQFESYTSMSELLPFGLITRLIPFTVVILFFKGQSKFENKLFFMYIISILLYVLFPYDLMMGRLTNNGRILECLLFPIIIFEQKQKFNKIYIIIFVIIYFILAFINQMLKQRGFYPYLNYIFI; encoded by the coding sequence ATGAATGTTTTAATCCAGAAAGACCAGATACTTTTTTTGAAGAGGTGTAGAATGGGATTTTATTCAGTAGATTGGGTATATTTCATATTTCCTATTTTCTGCATTATATTTTTATTTTCAAAAAATCGTCTTATATATATAATATTAAGTATATATTTAGTTATTTTCATAGGATTATCTAAAATAGGAGCTGATTATAATGGCTACCTAATGCATTTCAATATGCACAGAAGTAGAATAGCATTAAAGTATATTCATGGAGAGATATTTTTTAAACTATTAATGAGATTTTTTGCAGAAAATAATTTTTCATATGATGTCTTTAGAATGATTTATCTTAGTTTAGCAATGATATTATTATGTATATTTTTATATAAATTATCAAAAAATTATATTTTAACATTATATATAATATATAATGGATATATAATATATTTATGTAGTGCATATAGACAAATGTTTTCAATGATTTTATTTTTTATAAGTTTGTATTACTTAAAAAATAGAAAGTTTAAACGAGCTTGTATTCTAAATTGTATAGGAGTAGGATTTCATATATCAAGTATTCTAGCGCTACTACTTGTATTCATGTCGAATAAAATAAAAAAAATAAATATAAATCGAAAAAAAATTGTTTATTTATTGTTTATTTGTTTGGGATTAAGATTTTGTATGAGCTATTCGCTTTCATTATTTACCAAAATATTTTTTTTAATGGGACGGAGTGAACAATTTGAAAGTTATACATCTATGTCGGAGTTATTGCCTTTTGGATTGATTACAAGATTAATTCCATTTACTGTAGTGATATTATTTTTTAAAGGACAATCTAAATTTGAAAATAAACTTTTTTTTATGTATATCATTTCTATTTTGCTATATGTTCTTTTTCCATATGATTTAATGATGGGACGTCTAACTAATAATGGTAGGATATTAGAATGTTTACTATTTCCAATTATAATTTTCGAACAAAAACAAAAGTTTAACAAAATATATATAATAATTTTTGTAATTATTTATTTTATATTAGCATTTATTAATCAGATGCTAAAGCAACGTGGTTTTTATCCGTATTTGAACTATATTTTTATATAA
- a CDS encoding nucleoside-diphosphate sugar epimerase/dehydratase has translation MFKNKTLLITGGTGSFGNAVLNRFLKTDIKEIRIFSRDEKKQDDMRHEFQAKMPEVADKIKFYIGDVRDLSSVKNAMHGVDYIFHAAALKQVPSCEFFPIEAVKTNVLGTENVLTAAIEAGVKNIVCLSTDKAAYPVNAMGTSKAMMEKVIVAKSRIVSEEKSKICCTRYGNVLCSRGSVVPLWIDQIKAGNPITITDPNMTRFVMSLDEAVDLVLFAFENGVTGDILVQKAPACTIEVLAKAVTGLFAPNHEIKVIGIRHGEKMYETLLTNEECANAIDMGDFYRVPCDKRGLNYDKYFKDGDAKRNTLTEFNSSNTELLDVKEVQEKLLSLEYIREELEKWEQEKNK, from the coding sequence ATATTTAAAAATAAAACATTATTAATAACAGGTGGAACAGGATCTTTTGGAAATGCTGTTTTAAATCGTTTTTTAAAAACAGATATTAAAGAGATTCGTATATTTTCAAGAGATGAAAAAAAACAAGATGATATGCGTCATGAATTTCAAGCTAAAATGCCAGAAGTAGCAGATAAGATCAAATTCTACATTGGAGATGTTAGAGATTTAAGTTCAGTTAAAAATGCTATGCATGGAGTTGACTACATATTTCATGCCGCAGCATTAAAACAAGTACCTTCATGTGAATTTTTTCCAATTGAAGCAGTAAAAACAAATGTTTTAGGAACTGAAAATGTGCTAACTGCAGCAATTGAAGCTGGAGTAAAAAATATAGTTTGTCTGTCAACAGATAAAGCAGCGTATCCAGTAAATGCAATGGGAACATCAAAAGCTATGATGGAAAAAGTAATAGTTGCAAAATCAAGAATTGTAAGTGAAGAAAAAAGCAAAATATGTTGTACAAGATATGGGAATGTACTATGTTCAAGAGGTTCAGTAGTTCCACTGTGGATAGATCAAATTAAGGCAGGAAATCCAATAACTATTACAGATCCAAATATGACAAGATTTGTAATGAGTCTTGATGAAGCAGTAGATTTAGTTCTATTTGCATTTGAAAATGGAGTTACAGGAGATATTTTAGTTCAAAAAGCACCAGCATGTACAATAGAGGTATTAGCAAAAGCTGTAACTGGACTATTTGCACCAAATCATGAAATCAAAGTTATAGGTATTCGCCATGGAGAAAAAATGTATGAAACACTTTTAACGAATGAAGAGTGTGCAAACGCAATAGATATGGGAGATTTTTATCGTGTTCCTTGTGATAAACGTGGTTTAAATTATGATAAATACTTTAAAGATGGAGATGCAAAAAGAAATACTTTAACAGAATTTAATTCAAGTAATACAGAATTATTAGATGTAAAAGAAGTTCAAGAAAAGTTACTTTCTTTAGAATATATTAGAGAAGAATTAGAAAAATGGGAACAAGAAAAAAATAAATAA